The following are from one region of the Rhodopirellula sp. P2 genome:
- a CDS encoding HAD-IIB family hydrolase, giving the protein MNSTIASNPSPARTVSMTSLPPKVLATDLDGTFLPLEGDDAAIVSMGQIRELLQANEIPLVFVTGRHFDSVRNAIGEFDLPKPEWILCDVGVSIYRRDTEGDYVLQSAYEELLDEVLGDIEVEKHRQAIAELDDFTLQESFKQGRHKWSYYVPADQLDACHNAVEAYLKLHELPCSIVSSIDPFNNDGLVDVLPHGASKAFALQWWCEQNDLQPEQIVFCGDSGNDTAALIAGYRAVVVGNADRQIARQIADTHHASGWVDRLKLARGTSTSGVLEGARWFGLFDSPAEDSPAEPNPAVLPESIPWGARLIGANRAEFTLWAPKQKRVVLEVLPNQLFRMQRQDRGFHHAIVDGVTDGTRYQFRFVRDEHAKAFDDEATKLTADMLLHALPDPASRFQPEGVHGPSAIVATQFPFQPTADSAADALDELIIYEMHLGTFTEQGTYLSAIERLDELVDLGITAIELMPIAACAGRWNWGYDGTHWYAPMTAFGTPDEFRQLIDAAHTRGLLMMVDVVYNHFGPEGNYWSEFGPYTSRKHNTVWGAAPNFDDPKRGDIVRRFVIDNAIMWLNEYNLDGLRVDAIHCMKDDSEKHITTQMSEEIRRWSDQVGRRVWLIAETNVYDAAMVKPLSEGGTGFDAQWSDDYVHSMFATVRPGEQLTHRIYSPGSDLEQTLRRGFVFAGDVRGDRGRESETTLDTDAMLPRINTQSSIVCIQNHDFIGNHPTGMRLHQLTSPETQAAAVTLAILLPSIPMLFMGEEFASPNPFQFFVDFGDPRLQRAVVRGRKRDYPQHDWSDGVLPTDEAAMRSSVIGSVESGSETMRNWYKTLISIRKRFVETGLLSPDHFHVDVNREINLYSLSYQTPDEALQVMVRLSPLQEEEASQEAATVQPLPAKPMEDSPGSWRLLADSMEAFGQPLTDGLLPNHARICLFEREAANS; this is encoded by the coding sequence ATGAATTCCACGATCGCATCCAACCCCAGTCCTGCACGAACCGTTTCCATGACGTCCTTGCCACCCAAAGTCTTGGCAACGGATTTGGATGGGACGTTCCTGCCTCTCGAAGGGGACGATGCCGCCATAGTGTCGATGGGACAAATTCGGGAGTTGCTGCAGGCCAACGAAATCCCCCTGGTTTTTGTCACCGGACGCCATTTCGACTCAGTGCGAAACGCCATCGGCGAATTCGACTTGCCCAAACCAGAATGGATTCTGTGTGACGTTGGTGTCAGCATTTATCGCCGGGACACGGAGGGCGACTACGTGCTCCAATCCGCCTACGAAGAACTGCTCGATGAAGTCCTCGGTGACATCGAGGTGGAGAAACATCGGCAAGCAATCGCCGAACTGGACGACTTCACCTTGCAAGAGTCGTTCAAGCAAGGCCGCCACAAGTGGAGCTACTACGTTCCCGCCGACCAACTGGACGCTTGCCACAACGCGGTCGAAGCGTATCTCAAACTGCACGAACTTCCATGCAGCATCGTCAGCAGCATCGACCCGTTCAACAACGATGGCTTGGTCGACGTCTTGCCTCACGGAGCCTCCAAGGCCTTCGCGTTGCAGTGGTGGTGTGAACAAAACGATTTGCAACCAGAGCAGATCGTGTTCTGCGGCGACTCGGGCAACGACACCGCGGCACTCATTGCTGGCTATCGAGCGGTGGTGGTTGGCAACGCCGACCGCCAGATCGCTCGCCAGATTGCCGACACGCATCACGCTTCGGGCTGGGTGGATCGACTGAAGTTGGCGCGTGGAACCAGCACGTCAGGAGTCCTGGAGGGCGCGCGTTGGTTTGGACTGTTTGATTCGCCTGCCGAAGACAGTCCGGCGGAACCAAACCCGGCAGTGCTGCCTGAATCGATCCCCTGGGGAGCCCGACTGATTGGCGCCAACCGAGCCGAGTTCACGTTGTGGGCTCCCAAGCAAAAACGAGTGGTCCTGGAAGTGCTTCCCAACCAACTGTTCCGAATGCAACGCCAAGACCGAGGCTTTCATCATGCCATCGTCGACGGGGTCACGGATGGCACCCGGTACCAATTCCGATTCGTTCGCGATGAACACGCCAAGGCGTTCGATGACGAGGCAACCAAACTGACGGCCGACATGCTGTTGCATGCCCTTCCTGACCCGGCATCGCGTTTCCAACCCGAAGGTGTCCATGGCCCTTCCGCGATTGTCGCCACTCAGTTCCCCTTTCAACCAACAGCCGATTCAGCTGCCGACGCATTGGATGAACTGATCATCTACGAGATGCACCTGGGCACGTTCACCGAGCAAGGAACCTATCTCTCCGCCATCGAACGCTTGGACGAATTGGTCGACCTGGGAATCACGGCCATTGAATTGATGCCGATTGCTGCGTGCGCCGGTCGCTGGAACTGGGGATACGACGGAACACATTGGTACGCTCCGATGACGGCGTTCGGAACTCCCGATGAGTTCCGACAACTCATCGACGCCGCGCACACCCGCGGGCTGCTGATGATGGTCGATGTGGTTTACAACCACTTCGGTCCGGAAGGCAACTACTGGTCTGAATTCGGTCCTTACACCTCTCGCAAACACAACACCGTCTGGGGAGCAGCCCCGAATTTCGATGATCCCAAACGAGGTGACATCGTTCGTCGGTTTGTGATCGACAACGCGATCATGTGGCTCAACGAATACAACTTGGATGGTCTGAGAGTGGATGCCATTCACTGCATGAAAGACGACTCGGAGAAACACATCACGACTCAGATGAGCGAAGAGATTCGGCGTTGGTCCGACCAAGTCGGCCGTCGCGTCTGGCTGATCGCCGAGACCAACGTCTACGATGCCGCGATGGTCAAACCACTCAGCGAAGGCGGCACCGGATTCGACGCACAGTGGAGCGATGACTATGTCCACAGCATGTTCGCGACTGTTCGGCCGGGCGAACAACTCACGCATCGAATTTACTCGCCAGGCAGCGACTTGGAACAAACGCTTCGGCGTGGATTCGTGTTTGCTGGCGACGTCCGAGGCGACCGAGGACGTGAGTCGGAAACCACCTTGGACACAGACGCAATGCTGCCACGCATCAACACTCAGTCGTCCATCGTCTGCATCCAAAACCACGACTTCATCGGCAATCATCCGACCGGCATGCGATTGCACCAACTGACCTCACCGGAGACGCAGGCCGCCGCCGTGACGCTGGCGATCCTGCTGCCATCCATTCCGATGCTGTTCATGGGAGAAGAATTCGCCTCCCCCAACCCGTTTCAGTTCTTCGTTGACTTTGGCGACCCGCGCTTGCAACGGGCGGTGGTCCGAGGTCGCAAACGCGATTACCCCCAGCACGATTGGAGCGACGGGGTGCTCCCCACCGACGAAGCCGCCATGCGGTCCTCCGTGATCGGCAGCGTGGAATCGGGCAGCGAAACGATGCGAAACTGGTACAAGACCCTGATCTCGATCCGCAAACGCTTCGTTGAAACCGGGCTCTTGTCACCGGACCACTTTCACGTCGACGTCAACCGCGAGATCAACCTCTACTCGCTCAGCTACCAAACACCGGACGAGGCGTTGCAGGTCATGGTCCGCCTCTCACCTCTGCAGGAAGAAGAGGCCTCCCAGGAAGCAGCGACCGTCCAACCGCTGCCGGCCAAACCGATGGAAGACTCGCCTGGATCCTGGCGGTTGCTCGCCGATTCGATGGAAGCGTTCGGACAGCCGTTGACCGATGGATTGCTGCCCAACCACGCTCGCATTTGCTTGTTCGAAAGAGAAGCAGCGAACTCCTGA
- a CDS encoding peptidylprolyl isomerase: protein MTIQSHLALPPTSSRTFIRRAIVLTAAIMAILGGVSTMRVEAAENSVVAVVNADPISRDALASASVERYGTDVLDNLINRHLIMQECKRRGLGVTNEEVRTEIFRVAKKFGLNVESYLQLLQEERDITPDQYSREIIWPMLALRKLVADEVVVTQEEFNRAFVSQYGEAIKCRMVMVQDKSQATQLHAQAVAEPSSFARLAKEFSEDPTSASVGGLIPPIRRYMGDQAIEDAAFALDVAEVSDVLPVGDHWMFLQAVRRMPASQPAPQALPAIKEQINDRIRDEKMKTAASQLFAQLQEQAQVVKVLGDAEASAKHPGVAAIINGQQVSIANVAAECIKRHGESVLEGEINRKLLTQALAKSGKKISNEDLKLEIERAAISFGYMNANGSADIEGWFAAVLEGGPGTREVYIEDVVWPSVALKKLVEDETNLTQEDLQQGFESHYGPRAEVLACVLSDQRSAQKVWEMARDNPTDQFFGQLANQYSIEPVSSSNFGKVPPIRKHGGQPSVEKEVFQMKPGDLSGIIATGDKYIILRCQGFTEPVVSDFNAVQEELRSVLIEKKMNVAMGLKYDQLKQTAEIDNFFVAAKEIPRVAAESNGTR from the coding sequence ATGACCATTCAATCACACTTGGCGTTGCCCCCAACGTCTTCCCGCACGTTCATTCGGCGAGCCATTGTGCTCACCGCTGCCATCATGGCGATCCTGGGCGGCGTTTCGACCATGCGAGTCGAAGCGGCGGAAAACTCGGTCGTCGCCGTGGTCAATGCCGACCCGATTTCACGTGACGCATTGGCATCTGCCAGCGTTGAGCGGTACGGGACCGATGTGCTGGACAACCTGATCAACCGACACCTGATCATGCAGGAATGCAAACGCCGTGGACTCGGCGTCACCAACGAAGAGGTTCGCACCGAAATCTTTCGGGTCGCCAAGAAGTTCGGCCTGAATGTCGAAAGCTACCTGCAATTGCTGCAAGAAGAACGCGACATCACACCGGATCAATACAGCCGTGAAATCATTTGGCCCATGCTGGCACTGCGAAAGCTGGTGGCCGATGAAGTGGTCGTGACGCAAGAAGAATTCAACCGCGCCTTTGTTTCACAGTATGGCGAAGCGATCAAATGCCGGATGGTGATGGTGCAAGACAAATCGCAAGCCACCCAATTGCATGCTCAAGCCGTCGCCGAACCAAGCAGCTTTGCTCGCCTTGCCAAGGAGTTCAGCGAAGACCCCACCAGTGCCAGCGTCGGTGGTTTGATTCCACCGATCCGCCGCTACATGGGTGACCAAGCCATCGAAGATGCCGCCTTCGCTTTGGATGTCGCGGAAGTCTCCGATGTGTTGCCAGTCGGCGACCACTGGATGTTCCTGCAAGCCGTTCGCCGGATGCCAGCCAGTCAACCAGCACCGCAAGCCTTGCCCGCGATCAAAGAACAGATCAACGACCGAATCCGCGACGAAAAAATGAAGACGGCTGCCAGCCAGCTGTTCGCCCAACTTCAGGAGCAAGCTCAGGTCGTCAAAGTCCTGGGAGATGCCGAAGCATCAGCCAAGCACCCCGGCGTCGCCGCGATCATCAACGGACAGCAAGTTTCGATCGCCAACGTGGCAGCCGAATGCATCAAGCGTCATGGCGAAAGCGTCTTGGAAGGCGAAATCAATCGCAAGCTGCTGACTCAAGCGCTCGCGAAATCGGGCAAGAAGATCAGCAACGAGGACTTGAAACTCGAGATCGAACGAGCAGCGATCAGCTTTGGCTACATGAACGCCAACGGATCCGCGGACATCGAAGGCTGGTTCGCTGCCGTCCTCGAAGGTGGCCCCGGTACCCGTGAGGTTTACATCGAAGATGTGGTCTGGCCGAGCGTCGCACTCAAGAAGTTGGTCGAAGACGAAACGAACCTGACCCAAGAAGACCTGCAACAAGGCTTCGAATCGCACTACGGACCTCGTGCCGAAGTCCTGGCGTGCGTGTTGTCCGACCAACGCAGCGCCCAAAAGGTTTGGGAGATGGCTCGCGACAACCCAACGGACCAATTCTTCGGCCAGCTGGCCAACCAGTACAGCATCGAACCGGTTTCTTCCAGCAACTTCGGGAAGGTCCCACCGATTCGCAAACACGGTGGCCAACCCTCGGTTGAAAAAGAGGTCTTCCAAATGAAGCCCGGCGACCTCAGTGGCATCATCGCAACCGGCGACAAGTACATCATCCTGCGTTGCCAAGGATTCACCGAGCCCGTTGTTTCGGACTTCAATGCGGTCCAAGAAGAACTTCGCAGCGTTCTGATCGAAAAGAAAATGAACGTGGCGATGGGTCTGAAATACGACCAACTCAAGCAAACAGCTGAGATCGACAACTTCTTCGTCGCTGCCAAAGAAATCCCACGCGTGGCGGCCGAGAGCAACGGCACTCGCTGA